From a region of the Cyclopterus lumpus isolate fCycLum1 chromosome 5, fCycLum1.pri, whole genome shotgun sequence genome:
- the LOC117731311 gene encoding guanylin-like, protein MRVLVLVAALCVCRGALGVQVKVGDGSFPLEAVKQLKELMDLDVRVSPHLAGASVATAAAAAACTNPVLPQVFRPVCRGKGAAVVFSKLVSIITSIDPCEICANPSCFGCLK, encoded by the exons ATGAGAGTGCTCGTCCTCGTCGcggcgctgtgtgtgtgcaggggagCTCTAGGTGTGCAGGTTAAA GTTGGAGACGGCAGCTTCCCCTTGGAGGCAGTGaagcagctgaaggagctgatggATTTGGATGTCCGCGTCAGCCCTCACCTCGCCGGGGCGAGCGtcgccaccgccgccgccgccgccgcgtgCACCAACCCCGTCCTGCCGCAGGTGTTTCGGCCGGTGTGTCGAGGGAAAGGAGCGGCCGTCGTTTTCTCCAAACTGG TGTCGATCATCACGTCCATTGATCCTTGTGAAATATGTGCCAACCCCTCCTGCTTCGGGTGTCTGAAGTGA
- the LOC117731088 gene encoding guanylin-like, whose protein sequence is MKAALATIAVLVLALGCTAQAVQVEENGLSFSLEAVKRLQELSESSLATGQQSPRLKASSASLCDDPMLPQELLPLCRQRGASASLARLAIVPMDVCEICAFAACTGC, encoded by the exons ATGAAGGCCGCCCTCGCCACCATCGCCGTCCTCGTCCTGGCTCTCGGCTGCACCGCCCAGGCCGTGCAGGTCGAA gaGAACGgattgtctttctctctggaAGCCGTCAAGAGGCTCCAGGAGCTGTCGGAGAGCAGCCTTGCGACAGGACAACAAAGCCCACGCCTCAAGGCGAGCTCGGCGTCCCTCTGTGACGACCCCATGCTCCCGCAGGAGCTGCTGCCCCTCTGTAGGCAGAGGGGAGCCTCGGCGTCCCTCGCCAGACTAG CTATCGTTCCCATGGATGTCTGCGAGATCTGCGCCTTCGCCGCCTGCACCGGCTGCTGA